A part of Amphiprion ocellaris isolate individual 3 ecotype Okinawa chromosome 16, ASM2253959v1, whole genome shotgun sequence genomic DNA contains:
- the add3b gene encoding adducin 3 (gamma) b, translating to MSLVDVRQTVGSLTLSLSSNDSKERYFDRVDESDPEYLRSRNMSPDLRQDFNMMEQKKRVTQILQSPVFKDELEGLIQDQLTKGNTPTGLLALRQIADLVMASTIGGAGPLTSPISFGMVTPVNDLYGIESPSFAKGEKLSRCRLASLYRLVDLFSWARFTSSYITVRVSKEQDHVLIGPRGLSFAEVTAANLVKVNIVGEVVDQGSTDLDIDHFGFAPHAAIYLMRPDVRCIIHIHTPATAAVSSMKCGILPISQEALLLGDVSCFGYHGSLDNKEEKVEFQKALGPTAKVMILRNHGLLALGETVEEAFHYVYHSQQACEIQVNALRCVGGVDHLVLLDREKFKPLTQGVAAAGVVMDNEVKWKVGEAEFESLMRMLDNLGYRTGYSYRNPIVREKPRSKNDVEIPATVSAVPPEDTELGLRSPFKFMVQKQQRERTRWLNSPNSYLRVNVPEQSPSGDVSPRTRTMWMKSSEPGNSVGTPIKIEDPNQFVPLNTDPTEVLDKRNRIKEQHRGDQMTPGPKSQLLAGIVVDTIPGPAFIIEDEEQTRSLPPNPFNELTEKVLEEYKDMVEKKQQGQEEDDDATDADEMTTFDGSTISLSLSPIMTPAKLDTIPNGKDHLAEMEEDLSIEVSKLSLSTSETVEISITTKEKTEEAQTPESQSKSPKKKKKKFRTPSFLKKSKKKKEEKEKTEA from the exons ATGAGTTTGGTGGACGTGAGGCAGACGGTGGGGTCTCTGACCCTGTCGCTGTCCAGCAACGACTCCAAGGAGCGCTACTTCGACCGGGTGGACGAGAGTGACCCCGAGTACCTCCGTAGCAGGAACATGTCACCGGACCTGAGGCAGGATTTCAACATGATGGAGCAGAAGAAGAGGGTCACACAGATCCTGCAGAGTCCA gTGTTTAAAGACGAGTTAGAAGGCCTGATTCAGGACCAGCTGACGAAGGGCAACACCCCTACAGGTCTCCTGGCTCTGAGACAGATCGCTGACCTGGTCATGGCCAGCACCATAGGAGGGGCCGGCCCCCTGACTTCACCCATCA GCTTTGGGATGGTGACTCCAGTCAATGACTTGTACGGCATCGAGTCGCCCTCCTTTGCCAAAGGGGAGAAACTAAGTCGCTGCAGGCTGGCCAGCCTTTACAGGCTCGTTGACCTCTTCAGCTGGGCTCGTTTTACAAGCTCCTACATTACT GTGCGCGTCAGTAAAGAGCAGGACCATGTTCTTATCGGTCCACGAGGTCTGTCTTTCGCTGAGGTGACGGCAGCAAATTTG GTGAAAGTAAACATAGTTGGTGAGGTTGTGGACCAGGGCTCTACAGATCTGGACATCGACCACTTTGGATTCGCTCCTCATGCTGCCATTTACTTAATGCGCCCTGATGTGCGATGCATCATCCATATACATACCCCAGCTACAGCTGCT GTGTCCTCGATGAAATGTGGAATCCTGCCCATTTCCCAGGAGGCTTTGCTTCTGGGAGACGTGAGCTGCTTTGGTTACCATGGCAGCCTGGATAATAAAGAGGAGAAGGTGGAGTTTCAGAAAGCTCTGGGCCCGACTGCCAAG gtgATGATCCTGAGGAATCACGGGCTACTGGCTTTGGGAGAAACAGTAGAAGAAGCTTTTCACTATGTCTACCACTCACAGCAAGCCTGTGAAATCCAG GTGAATGCTTTGAGGTGTGTGGGTGGTGTCGATCACCTCGTGCTGCTGGACAGGGAGAAGTTCAAGCCCCTGACCCAGGGAGTTGCTGCTGCCGGGGTGGTGATGGACAACGAGGTCAAGTGGAAAGTGGGCGAGGCCGAGTTCGAGTCCCTCATGAGGATGCTGGACAACCTG GGATACAGAACAGGCTACTCTTACAGGAACCCTATTGTCCGTGAAAAACCCCGCTCCAAGAATGACGTGGAAATCCCTGCCACGGTGTCGGCTGTGCCACCGGAGGACACTGAGCTGGGTCTGCGGAGCCCCTTCAAGTTTATGgtgcagaaacagcagagagaaaggACCCGGTGGCTCAACTCACCCAACAGCTACTTGAGGGTCAATGTTCCTGAACAGTCACCCAGTGGGGACGTCAgccccaggaccagaaccatg TGGATGAAGTCCTCAGAGCCAGGAAACAGCGTCGGCACCCCGATAAAGATCGAAGACCCCAACCAGTTTGTTCCACTCAACACTGATCCCACTGAGGTTCTGGATAAGAGGAATCGG ATCAAAGAACAGCACAGAGGTGACCAGATGACTCCTGGACCAAAGTCTCAGTTACTGGCAGGCATTGTTGTGGACACCATACCAGGACCG GCTTTCATCATCGAGGATGAAGAGCAGACCCGCTCTCTTCCCCCCAACCCCTTCAATGAACTCACAGAGAAGGTGCTGGAGGAATACAAGGACATGGTAGAGAAAAAGCAGCAAGGCCAAGAAG aagatgatgatgccacTGATGCAGACGAGATGACCACGTTTGATGGCTCCAccatctccctctccctctctcccatCATGACCCCGGCTAAACTAG ACACAATACCCAACGGGAAAGACCACTTGGCggagatggaggaggatctGAGCATCGAGGTATCCAAGCTGAGCCTGAGCACTTCGGAAACGGTGGAAATCTCCATAACAACGAAGGAGAAGACGGAGGAGGCTCAGACCCCAGAGAGCCAAAGCAAGTcccccaagaagaagaagaagaagttccGCACACCTTCATTCTTgaaaaagagcaagaaaaagaaggaggagaaagaaaagacagaagccTGA